The genome window TGCCCGGGCGGCGCGTCCGCCGGCTCGCCGGCGAAGTCGTAGACCGGCTCGCCGTCGACGCCGCACAGGCGCATGCGGGTGAGCGCCGACGCGTCGTCGTACGCGAGCGTGCCGCGCCGGTAGATCGCCGCGATCGCCTCCGGCCAGTCGTCGCCTCGCAGCGACCGCTCGAGCGCGCGCGCCCGGCGCTCCGCTTCGTCGACGGTCCACGCCGGCTTGATCCCGGCGTGGACGAGCACCCGGTCGCCCTCGCGCACGATCAATGGTTGGTGTCGCACCCAATCGAGCAGCGCGTCGCGGTCCGGCGCGGCGAGCACGTCGGTGAACGTGTCCGACGGCTTCGGCGTGCGCACGCCGGCGGCACACGCGAGCAGGTGCAGGTCGTGGTTGCCGAGCACCGCGGTGGCGCAGGCGGCGTGATCGCGCACCCAACGCAGCACGTCGACCGACCGCGGCCCACGGTTGACGAGGTCGCCGGCGAGCCACAGGCGATCGCGCGCCGGGTCGAACGCGATGCGCGACAGCAGCGCCTCGAACGTGGCGAAGCAGCCCTGCAGATCGCCGACCGCGTAGGTCGCGCCGCCCCGACCGGTCACAACACGAAATCCACGCCCAGCACCACCGCCAGCGCGAGGTGCGGCTCGCCGGACATCCCGCGCCCCATGCGGGCGATGCCGGCGTGCAGGTCGGCCTGCGCGCCGACCGCGACCCGCGGCGCGACCTGCGCGCGGACGCCGCCGCCGACGACGACCGGCACGGCGATCCCCGTGAGGTCGTCGGCGCCGAATCGGACGAGTTCCACCCCGACGGTGCCGCGCAAAAACGGCTCGAACCCCTGCTTGCCCGGCAGCGTCCACCGCAGGCCGGTGTGGCCGCCGACACCGAATCCGTCGAGTTGGCCGTGGTCGCACCGCACGGCGTCGCCGCGGTCGCGGAAACACGCGGCACCGCCGCCGCCGACTGCCATGTCGAAGACCGACTCCGACCAGACGTCGTCCGCCAGCCGGTACAGGTACACGACGGCCACGCCCAGCCCGCCGGGCGTCGTGCCCCCGCCCATCCGCAGGCCGATCCGCGCGCCGAGTTCGTGCTCGTCGTCGACGCCCGCGCGCGCCCCCACCGCGCCGGCCGAGTCGGCGCGTGCGGCCGGCGCGGCCAGCGCGGCGCACGCCACCGCCGCCGCCGCGATCAGGCGCCTCGACACACCTTCACCTTGCCGGCCGTCTCCGGGCGAGCGTCCCGCTCGGCGCACCGCCAGGTCGGACCGAGGAACTCGCAGTCGGCGTCGACCGCGCAGGTAAACAGGCAGATGCCGCCGTCGTCGTCGACGCACGCGGCGCCATCGGGACAGTCGCGCGCACTCAGGCAGCTCACCGTGCAAAACCCGCCGGGATAGTCCTCGGCGTCCACGACGCACCGCTCGTCGCACTCGTCCATCCGGTCGCAGCGGGCGCCGATCGTGCGCGACACGTCGGAGTCGGCGCCGCAGCCGGCGGCGAGGGCCGCCGCGAGGCCAGCGGCGGCCGCGATCGGCGCGGCGCGAGCGAGGCTCCGGGCAGTCGTGCGCAGCATGCCCTCCTTGTATGCGATCCGCCGGGCGCGCGCAAAAAACGCGGCGGCGCGGCGGCTTGCGCGGCGGCTTGGGCGGCGCGGCGCGGCTTGGGCGGCGCGGCGGCTTGCGCGGCGCGGCGCGGCTTGCGCGGCGCGGCGGCTCGCGCGGCCGGCCCCGGCGCGCCGCGGCGAGCGCGCGGTCGTCCGTTGCGGTATGGTCCCGCCGCCATGAATCCTCGCAACGCTCTGTACCTGTCCCTCGTAGCCGTCGCCGCCTGCGCCGGCCGCAACGCGCCGGTCAAGGCGCCGGTGCCGGCGTCGTACGACCCCGCCAAAAACGATCCGAAGGCGCTCGCACTCATCCAGAAAATGACCGACGCGCTCGGCGGCGCCGCGGCCTGGGACGCGGTGCGCCAGCTGTCGTGGACCACGGAGGTCGAACTCAACGGCCAGCTCCGCGCCCACTACCACCACGACTGGGATCGATGGAGCGCGCGCCACCGGCTCGAGCACTTCAACCTGGCCTCGTACCAGCAGGCGCGCGCCACCGGCGACGACAAGCTCATCCAGCAGAGCGTCGCCATGTATCCGCTGTACGAGCGCAATCGAGGCGCGGCCTACTACGGCAAGCGCCACCAGATGCAAGACGGCATCTACTCGCAGCCGCTGCCGTCGGACGCGGCCGCCGACGCCATCGACAAGGCATACGCGCGCTGGCGGCAGGACGCATTCATGCTCGCGTTTCCGTTCCGCCTCACCGAGGGCGGCACCTACGTCAAGCACGACGGCGACCGCAACGACGAGTACTGCCCCAACGGCTGCGAGGTCGTCGCCGTCACCTTCGAGCCGCCGCTGCCGCAGGACAAGTTCTGGATCAACGTCGACAAGAAGACGCTGCGCCCGGTGCTCGTCGAGTGGCAGCAAGCGGACAAGCCCGGGCGCCTCGCCTACAAGGTGACCGGGTGGCAAAAGGTGGGCGGCCTCGAGTTTCCCACCGCGCTCGACAACGTCGGCGCCCGGAACATGGGCGATAGCGAGGTCTGGAAGTTCACCGACATCCAGATCGGCGACCCGGACGACATGCTCTATATCCCGCAAGTCCGGTAGACAACTCGGAAATACGCGCTTGCCGCGGTGCGTCGAAACTCGTAGAATGGCGCCGTGGCGGGACCCGTCCGACGCGTAGCCCCCGGCCGCTACGGCCTGTACGACCCCTCGACCGAGCGCGACGCCTGCGGGATCGGCTTCGTCGCCCACATCAAGGGCGAAAAGTCCCGATCGATCGTCGATCAGGCGCTCGAGCTGTTGCGGCGCCTGAGCCACCGGGCGGCGTGCGGCTGGGATCCGAACACGGGCGACGGCGCGGGGATCCTGCTGCAGCTGCCGCACCGGTTCTTCAAGGCCAAAGGGCTCGAACTCGGTTTCGACATGCCGCGCCGGCGCCGGTACGGCGTCGGGATGCTGTTTTTGCCGGCCGACGCCGGCGCCCGCGCGCGCTGCGAACAGATCGTCGAGGAGGTCGTCGCCGAGGAAGGCCAGCGCGTCATCGGCTGGCGCGACGTGCCGGTGGACCCGGCCCACGTCGGCGCGATCGCGCGCGACGTGATGCCCGTCGTGCGGCAGGTGTACATCGCGCGCCGGCGGCTGCCGCCCAGCGCATTCGAGCGCAAGCTGTTCATCATCCGCAAGCTGGTCGAAAACCGCGTGCGCGAGCGCGGCGTCGACCCGGACGGGCGGTTCCACGTCGCGTCGATGTCGGCCGAGACGATCGTCTACAAGGGCATGCTGCTGCCGTCTCAGTTGCCGCGGTTCTACCCGGACCTGCAGCACGCGGACATGGTGAGCGCCATCGCCGTGGTCCACTCGCGGTTTTCGACCAACACGTTCCCGACGTGGGATCTCGCGCAGCCGTTCCGCTACATCTGCCACAACGGCGAGATCAACACGCTGCGGGGCAACCGCAACTGGATGATGGCGCGCCGCAGCCAGCTGCAGTCCGCCAAGTTCGGCGGGCGGCTCGACCGGCTTCAGCCGATCATCGTCCCCGGCAAGAGCGACTCCGCGCAGTTCGACAACATGCTCGAGCTGTTGTACCTCGGCGGGCGCAGTCTGCCCCACGCCATGATGATGATGATCCCCGAGGCGTGGGAGAACGACCCGCTGCTCGACGAGGAGCGCAAGCACTTCTACCAGTACGCCGAATCGCTGGTCGAGCCGTGGGACGGCCCGGCGGCGATCGCGTTCACCGACGGCGAGATCGTCGGCGCGACCCTCGACCGCAACGGGCTGCGCCCTGCCCGCTACCTGATCACCGAGGACGATCGGGTCGTACTCGCGTCGGAGACCGGCGTCATCGATGTGCCGCCGGAGCAGATCCGCTACAAGGGGCGGCTGCAGCCGGGCAAGATGCTCGTGATCGACACGGCCGAGGGCCGCATCATCGACGACGACGAGGTCAAGCGCGAGATCACACAGCGGTGGCCGTACGGCAAGTGGCTCGCGAAGAACGTCTACGACATCGACCGCGACCCGTCGCAATACACCGGCTACAACCTGCCGCCGTTTCCCGACGTACCCGCCGCGCCGCGCATGTCGGGCGACGAGCTGCTCCGACAGCAGCGCGCCTTCGGGTTCACCGACGAGGACGAGCGGCTGATCGTGCTGCCGATGGCGCGCGACGGCAAGGAGCCGACCGGATCGATGGGCAACGACACGCCGCTGGCGGTGCTGTCGGACCGCGCGCCGACGCTGCCCAACTACTTTCACCAACTGTTCGCCCAGGTCACGAACCCGCCGATCGATCCGATCCGCGAGCGGCTGGTGATGACGCTCGCCACGGCGATCGGACCTGACGGCAACACGTTCGACGAGACGCCGGAGCAGTGCCACCGGATCGTCATGGACGGGCCGATCCTCACCAACGAGAAGCTGGCCAAGATCGCGTCGATCCGCGAGGGCGTGTTCGAGCCGATCAAATTGTCGATGCTCTACCCGGTCGCCGACGGCCCCGATGGCCTGGCGCGAGCGGTCGACCGACTGTGCGACGAGGCCCGCGAGGCGATCGACGACGGCTACAACGTGCTGATCCTCAGCGACCGCGGCGTCGACGCCAAGCACGCGCCAATCCCGGCGCTGCTCGCGGTGAGCGCGGTGCATCACCACCTCGTCCGCGAGGGCACGCGGATGCAGACCGGCCTGATCCTCGAAACCGGCGAGGCCCGCGAGGTGCACGACTTCGCGGTGCTGCTCGGCTTCGGCGTCGCCGCGATCAACCCGTACGTGGCGCTCGATACCGTCA of Deltaproteobacteria bacterium contains these proteins:
- a CDS encoding symmetrical bis(5'-nucleosyl)-tetraphosphatase, whose product is MTGRGGATYAVGDLQGCFATFEALLSRIAFDPARDRLWLAGDLVNRGPRSVDVLRWVRDHAACATAVLGNHDLHLLACAAGVRTPKPSDTFTDVLAAPDRDALLDWVRHQPLIVREGDRVLVHAGIKPAWTVDEAERRARALERSLRGDDWPEAIAAIYRRGTLAYDDASALTRMRLCGVDGEPVYDFAGEPADAPPGQIPWFRVPGRRAVDHTIVFGHWAALGLLIEPNLIAVDTGCVWGGALTAVRLDDRAVFSEPSRD